A genomic segment from Streptomyces sp. NBC_00459 encodes:
- a CDS encoding Ig-like domain repeat protein, producing MRSTSTATALAVLFSSVALSVATTGTASAAVATVQSPGGIVADAILKRVFVGDSGNGRVVAASYSGAVVDTVGGLGSVADLALSDDGRTLYASLPARHQIVALDPATLNIKARYSIPTDTGPRYLAFTGGKLWFSYGDQWDGDLGSVDPNWTETPDPTPTPTAVPTSEPPTVEPTAPPSQPPTSPAPDPSDDPSTEPSAEPTTEPSPDPSAEPTSPTPSPETSADSSSDPSGSSDSSAAARVAVAEAGPVSMEQFPAGNIGIHGQGLLDASASAPGLLAVGQTGLSSDSMAVVDVSGRTPELTAWYQADYTLNSGIGDIDLVPGAAQVLVNGTDRDAYANGSFTKAGAYPGGQSADIAPNGLIAQVTGTKVAVYRPNATRSLRTYPTGTYGTADLAWAPDSSRIFAVVGTGSGYTLKVLTDPTKNVPTLTVNAPSNATRAKKLTVSGKLSATVALPAGVKLSVTRTDLETPNGRALPSVTVKSDGTYSFTNTPPVGGTVTYKVAYAGDAAHTPVAVSDKVAVSRTATTLTLNNNKKLYNYGTDVRFTAHLGRTYKNRTVEIWADPHGSDRPKRLVKTGKVNSAGNLTATVDMTRDTNVTAVFKGDARFAPKTVKVTANARVRISTAVSRHYKTAKIGSTSYYWFHKNTNPVLTTSMPYYPGRQQRFDLQVYFEGTWYSAESQYFALATNGRSAVELVAPGESGIRARVRSAYIDGASGDNVNSTTFGSWKYLYFSN from the coding sequence ATGCGCAGCACTTCGACCGCGACGGCGCTCGCGGTTCTCTTCAGTTCGGTGGCACTGAGCGTCGCCACCACCGGTACGGCCTCGGCGGCCGTCGCCACCGTGCAGTCGCCCGGGGGCATCGTCGCGGACGCGATCCTGAAGCGGGTCTTCGTCGGCGACAGCGGCAACGGCCGTGTAGTGGCGGCGAGTTACTCGGGCGCCGTCGTCGACACGGTCGGCGGCCTCGGTTCCGTCGCCGACCTGGCACTGTCCGACGACGGACGCACCCTGTACGCGTCCCTGCCCGCGCGGCACCAGATCGTGGCCCTCGACCCGGCCACCCTGAACATCAAGGCCCGCTACTCGATTCCCACCGACACCGGCCCGCGCTACCTCGCCTTCACCGGCGGCAAGCTCTGGTTCAGCTACGGCGACCAGTGGGACGGCGACCTGGGCTCGGTCGACCCGAACTGGACCGAGACCCCGGACCCGACACCGACCCCGACGGCCGTCCCGACCTCCGAGCCGCCGACCGTCGAGCCGACGGCCCCGCCGTCCCAGCCGCCGACGTCGCCCGCACCGGACCCGTCCGACGACCCGAGCACGGAGCCGTCCGCGGAGCCCACGACGGAGCCGTCGCCCGATCCCTCGGCCGAGCCCACGTCCCCCACCCCGTCCCCGGAGACCTCGGCCGACTCCTCGTCGGACCCGTCCGGCTCCTCCGACTCGTCCGCCGCGGCTCGGGTGGCCGTGGCCGAGGCCGGCCCGGTGTCGATGGAGCAGTTCCCCGCGGGCAACATCGGCATCCATGGCCAGGGGCTCCTCGACGCGAGCGCGTCGGCGCCAGGTCTGCTGGCCGTCGGTCAGACCGGCTTGTCCTCGGACTCGATGGCCGTCGTGGACGTCTCGGGTCGGACGCCCGAGCTGACCGCCTGGTATCAGGCGGACTACACGCTCAACAGCGGCATCGGTGACATCGACCTCGTCCCCGGCGCCGCGCAGGTACTGGTCAACGGCACGGACCGGGACGCCTACGCGAACGGTTCGTTCACCAAGGCGGGCGCCTACCCGGGCGGCCAGAGCGCCGACATCGCTCCGAACGGCCTGATCGCCCAGGTCACCGGCACCAAGGTGGCCGTCTACCGGCCGAACGCCACGAGGTCGCTCCGTACGTACCCGACCGGCACGTACGGCACCGCCGACCTGGCCTGGGCACCCGACTCCTCGCGGATCTTCGCCGTGGTCGGTACCGGCAGCGGCTACACCCTCAAGGTGCTCACCGACCCGACGAAGAACGTCCCGACCCTGACGGTGAACGCTCCGTCGAACGCCACCCGCGCCAAGAAGCTCACGGTCTCCGGAAAGCTCTCGGCGACGGTCGCGCTGCCGGCCGGCGTCAAGCTGAGCGTCACCCGCACCGACCTGGAGACCCCGAACGGCAGGGCACTGCCGTCGGTCACGGTGAAGTCGGACGGCACGTACTCCTTCACCAACACCCCGCCCGTCGGCGGCACGGTCACCTACAAGGTGGCGTACGCCGGTGACGCCGCGCACACGCCGGTCGCCGTCTCCGACAAGGTCGCGGTCTCCCGTACGGCGACGACGCTGACCCTGAACAACAACAAGAAGCTCTACAACTACGGCACCGACGTCAGGTTCACCGCACACCTGGGCCGGACGTACAAGAACCGCACGGTCGAGATCTGGGCCGACCCGCACGGCAGCGACAGGCCGAAGAGGCTGGTCAAGACCGGCAAGGTCAACTCCGCCGGAAACCTCACCGCGACCGTCGACATGACCCGCGACACGAACGTCACCGCGGTCTTCAAGGGTGACGCCCGCTTCGCGCCGAAGACGGTCAAGGTCACGGCGAACGCGCGGGTGCGGATCTCCACGGCCGTGTCCCGGCACTACAAGACCGCCAAGATCGGCTCGACCTCGTACTACTGGTTCCACAAGAACACCAACCCGGTGCTGACGACCTCGATGCCCTACTACCCGGGCCGTCAGCAGCGCTTCGACCTTCAGGTGTACTTCGAGGGCACGTGGTACTCCGCCGAGTCCCAGTACTTCGCGCTCGCCACGAACGGCAGGTCGGCGGTGGAGCTCGTGGCGCCCGGTGAGTCGGGCATCCGGGCCCGGGTACGGTCGGCGTACATCGACGGCGCCTCCGGCGACAACGTGAACTCGACGACGTTCGGATCCTGGAAGTACCTGTACTTCAGCAACTAG
- a CDS encoding pirin family protein, which yields MPAVTVENPLTLPRVAAPADAVARPVLTVTTAPSGFEGEGFPVRRAFAGIAYKHLDPFIMMDQMGEVEYAPGEPKGTPWHPHRGFETVTYIMDGIFDHQDSQGGGGTITNGDTQWMTAGSGLLHIEAPPESLVMSGGLFHGIQLWVNLPAKDKMMAPRYQDIRGGQVQLLTSHDGGALLRVIAGELDGHEGPGITHTPISLVHATLAPGAEVTLPWREDFNGLAYVLAGRGSVGVDRRPVHKGQTAVFGAGSSLTIRADELQDANSPDLEVVLLGGQPIREPMAHYGPFVMNTRAELEQAFEDFQKGRLGTVPAVHGMSEGGL from the coding sequence ATGCCTGCAGTGACCGTCGAGAACCCGCTGACCCTGCCCCGTGTGGCCGCTCCGGCCGACGCCGTGGCGCGTCCCGTGCTCACCGTGACGACCGCGCCGAGCGGTTTCGAGGGTGAGGGCTTCCCGGTGCGCCGGGCGTTCGCCGGGATCGCCTACAAGCACCTCGACCCGTTCATCATGATGGACCAGATGGGTGAGGTGGAGTACGCGCCGGGTGAGCCCAAGGGCACGCCCTGGCACCCTCACCGCGGCTTCGAGACCGTCACCTACATCATGGACGGGATCTTCGACCACCAGGACTCGCAGGGTGGCGGCGGCACCATCACCAACGGTGACACCCAGTGGATGACGGCCGGCTCGGGCCTCCTCCACATCGAGGCTCCCCCGGAGTCCCTCGTCATGTCCGGAGGCCTCTTCCACGGTATCCAGCTGTGGGTGAACCTCCCGGCCAAGGACAAGATGATGGCCCCGCGCTACCAGGACATCCGAGGAGGTCAGGTCCAGCTCCTCACGTCCCACGACGGAGGCGCGCTCCTGCGCGTCATCGCCGGTGAGCTGGACGGCCACGAGGGCCCCGGTATCACCCACACCCCGATCAGCCTGGTCCACGCCACGCTGGCCCCGGGCGCGGAGGTCACCCTCCCCTGGCGCGAGGACTTCAACGGCCTGGCGTACGTCCTGGCGGGCCGCGGCAGCGTGGGTGTGGACCGGCGCCCGGTCCACAAGGGCCAGACCGCGGTCTTCGGCGCGGGCTCGTCCCTGACGATCCGCGCGGACGAACTGCAGGACGCGAACAGCCCGGACCTGGAGGTCGTACTCCTCGGCGGGCAGCCGATCCGTGAGCCGATGGCCCACTACGGCCCGTTCGTGATGAACACACGGGCGGAGCTTGAGCAGGCGTTCGAGGACTTCCAGAAGGGTCGGCTGGGAACTGTGCCGGCTGTGCATGGAATGTCCGAGGGTGGCCTGTAG
- a CDS encoding intradiol ring-cleavage dioxygenase, which produces MTESPQQTAAERELTRRRVVVAGGATAVTATAVALGAGLASAQGAPEGKGAHGPGSLPSGTPSGTPSGTPEACYVLTTETTEGPYYIDADKLRQDVTEDEEGIPLTLRLKVIDAENCRPVRNAAVDIWHCSALGIYSGYEDMGNGGGGGGGTPPSGEPTDVPTGPPPTGGPGGPGGHQEPTDDERYLRGTWKTDRHGYVTFRTVFPGWYRGRCVHIHVKVHVDGTWTDAGYEGGHTCHTGQLFFDEESVLLSAEVAPYSTNTAPRTTLDEDGIYPDNGAEGGLLRLRYKKRDIGRGVRAELTMGVAPDETHDSN; this is translated from the coding sequence ATGACTGAATCCCCCCAACAGACAGCAGCGGAGCGGGAATTGACGCGCCGCAGAGTCGTCGTCGCCGGTGGCGCGACGGCCGTGACGGCCACGGCGGTGGCTCTGGGCGCCGGACTCGCGTCGGCGCAGGGAGCGCCGGAGGGCAAGGGCGCGCACGGCCCCGGGAGCCTGCCCTCCGGCACCCCGTCGGGCACCCCCTCCGGCACGCCCGAGGCCTGCTACGTACTGACCACGGAGACGACCGAGGGTCCGTACTACATCGACGCGGACAAGCTCCGCCAGGACGTCACCGAGGACGAGGAGGGCATCCCGCTGACCCTCAGGCTCAAGGTGATCGACGCCGAGAACTGCAGGCCGGTGCGGAACGCGGCCGTCGACATCTGGCACTGCTCGGCGCTCGGCATCTACTCCGGCTACGAGGACATGGGCAACGGCGGTGGCGGTGGCGGCGGCACCCCGCCGTCCGGCGAGCCGACGGACGTACCCACAGGTCCGCCCCCCACTGGCGGTCCCGGCGGGCCCGGCGGCCACCAGGAGCCGACCGACGACGAGCGCTATCTGCGCGGTACGTGGAAGACGGACCGGCACGGCTACGTCACCTTCCGGACCGTGTTCCCGGGCTGGTACCGGGGTCGCTGCGTGCACATCCACGTCAAGGTGCACGTGGACGGCACCTGGACCGACGCCGGCTACGAGGGCGGGCACACCTGCCACACCGGCCAGCTGTTCTTCGACGAGGAGTCGGTGCTGCTCTCGGCGGAGGTGGCGCCGTACTCGACGAACACGGCCCCTCGTACGACCCTCGACGAGGACGGGATCTACCCGGACAACGGCGCCGAGGGCGGGCTGCTGCGGCTGCGGTACAAGAAGCGGGACATCGGGCGCGGGGTTCGCGCCGAGCTGACGATGGGCGTGGCGCCGGACG
- a CDS encoding ATP-binding SpoIIE family protein phosphatase, translating to MRTGEPLPAVGDVLVALATGMWHWDTATQLVTLDAEAARLLGLPAEPTTLTEAATRARLHPVDWNEIVGVIQLAVAEDSIAEVRVRVMDEQGRVIRTARSRAKPTFDTARKAYDVMGTLQEVTEPSPATAARTPVTGDWRRSREAFLLDAGRALAEARSTEEVLRVAAGLSMPGFSPDGLAVFGVQGDRLTVIGHHGQRPGDERPFSHMPLETDYPAAEVVRTGRAVYLSSPEAYKARYPTAWPLAQVFDRQSWAFLPLTVAGRTMGAWMAGFAYPVSFIPDERSVLTTVARMLAQALSRAGVAESERELTDGLQRSMLPTLGPEIPGMEVAARYIPTGGGLQVGGDWYDMIPLPGGGRFALVIGDVQGHDVRAAGLMGQLRIALRAYASEGHRPDAVLSRASRFLHGITHSANSTVGGDLRFATCLYVEVDPATGVLEIARAGHPDPAIRMADGTVLTRPTAGGLPLGIDPDADYPTTLLALEPGETMLLCTDGLIETGGHDLDTGWQRIRATLEEHKGDIKAEDLEELADALVQAVHGPSSHHTTGPLADRREDDIALLLLSRPGECATDGTQPPSARPTVRRTMLTIAQAEPERVAVARQQLREQLHDWPCPDQVDSAVLLVSETATNVLVHTDADALVIAEVTGAPGARRIRVEVTDVSDDLPHKRRPGELASSGRGLMLIEMLADSWGVDPRGEGKSIWFELYERPHEEDGTEKREKRETEKEV from the coding sequence ATGCGCACTGGTGAGCCCCTGCCCGCCGTGGGGGACGTCCTGGTCGCCCTCGCAACCGGCATGTGGCATTGGGACACAGCCACACAGCTGGTCACGCTCGACGCCGAGGCGGCCCGCCTGCTCGGCCTGCCCGCCGAGCCGACCACCCTCACGGAGGCCGCGACCCGGGCCCGTCTCCACCCGGTCGACTGGAACGAGATCGTCGGCGTCATCCAGCTCGCCGTCGCCGAGGACAGCATCGCCGAGGTCCGGGTCCGCGTCATGGACGAGCAGGGCCGGGTCATCCGTACCGCACGCAGCCGCGCGAAGCCGACCTTCGACACCGCTCGCAAGGCGTACGACGTGATGGGCACCCTCCAGGAGGTCACCGAGCCCTCGCCCGCCACCGCCGCGCGCACCCCCGTCACCGGTGACTGGCGGCGCTCCCGGGAGGCGTTCCTGCTGGACGCGGGCCGGGCGCTGGCCGAGGCGCGGTCCACGGAGGAGGTGCTGCGGGTCGCGGCCGGCCTGTCGATGCCGGGATTCTCACCGGACGGCCTCGCCGTCTTCGGCGTCCAGGGCGACCGACTCACCGTCATCGGCCACCACGGCCAGCGCCCCGGCGACGAGCGCCCCTTCTCCCACATGCCTCTGGAGACCGACTACCCGGCCGCCGAGGTGGTCCGCACCGGCCGGGCCGTCTACCTGTCCTCCCCCGAGGCCTACAAGGCCCGCTACCCCACCGCCTGGCCACTCGCCCAGGTGTTCGACCGGCAGTCCTGGGCGTTCCTGCCACTGACGGTCGCGGGCCGCACGATGGGCGCCTGGATGGCGGGCTTCGCCTACCCGGTCAGCTTCATCCCCGACGAACGCTCGGTCCTGACGACGGTCGCCCGCATGCTCGCCCAGGCCCTCTCCCGGGCGGGCGTGGCCGAGTCGGAACGCGAACTGACCGACGGCCTGCAACGCTCGATGCTGCCGACCCTCGGCCCCGAGATACCCGGCATGGAGGTCGCCGCCCGCTACATACCGACCGGCGGCGGTCTCCAGGTCGGCGGCGACTGGTACGACATGATCCCGCTGCCCGGCGGCGGACGTTTCGCCCTGGTCATCGGCGACGTCCAGGGCCACGACGTCCGCGCCGCCGGCCTGATGGGCCAGCTGCGCATAGCGCTGCGCGCCTACGCCTCCGAGGGCCACCGCCCCGACGCGGTCCTCTCCCGCGCCTCCCGCTTCCTGCACGGCATCACCCACTCCGCGAACAGCACGGTCGGCGGCGATCTGCGCTTCGCGACCTGCCTGTACGTCGAGGTCGACCCCGCGACCGGCGTCCTGGAGATCGCCCGAGCCGGCCACCCGGACCCGGCGATCCGTATGGCGGACGGCACGGTACTCACCCGCCCGACGGCAGGCGGCCTCCCCCTGGGCATCGACCCGGACGCCGACTACCCCACCACCCTCCTCGCCCTCGAACCCGGCGAGACCATGCTCCTGTGCACCGACGGCCTGATCGAGACCGGCGGCCACGACCTGGACACGGGCTGGCAGCGCATCCGGGCGACCCTGGAGGAACACAAGGGAGACATCAAGGCCGAGGACCTGGAGGAACTGGCCGACGCCCTCGTCCAGGCCGTGCACGGCCCGTCCTCCCACCACACCACGGGCCCGCTGGCCGACCGCCGCGAGGACGACATAGCGCTGCTGCTCCTGAGCCGCCCCGGCGAGTGCGCCACCGACGGCACCCAGCCACCGTCAGCACGCCCCACCGTCCGGCGCACCATGCTGACGATCGCCCAGGCGGAACCCGAGCGCGTCGCCGTGGCCCGCCAGCAACTCCGCGAACAGCTCCACGACTGGCCCTGTCCCGACCAGGTCGACTCGGCGGTCCTCCTGGTCTCCGAGACGGCCACCAACGTCCTGGTCCACACGGACGCCGACGCCCTGGTAATCGCCGAGGTCACGGGCGCCCCCGGCGCGCGCCGCATCCGCGTCGAGGTCACGGACGTGAGCGACGACCTCCCCCACAAACGCCGCCCGGGCGAACTGGCCTCGTCCGGCCGGGGGTTGATGCTCATCGAGATGCTCGCGGACTCCTGGGGGGTGGACCCGCGGGGCGAGGGCAAGAGCATCTGGTTCGAGCTGTACGAGAGGCCGCACGAGGAGGACGGAACGGAGAAGAGGGAGAAGAGGGAGACGGAGAAGGAGGTCTAG
- a CDS encoding cytochrome P450, producing the protein MAVTRTVRRTVPGTTSTTAPFPGPTGHPLLGSALDLRRDPLGTFVGAQREHGDVVRLAAGPPGLRTVMYCVFSPEGAQQVLATQAANFRKDNVFYEEIRQTGGNGLLTSQDDVYLRQRRLIQPLFTKKRVDGYAATIIGEAEATAERWRNTPDVDVVREMDRLAMRAVSRVLFGADVEAAVDVIHANFPVISAYIAGRAYAPIRLPRTWPTPSNRRAEAATRAVYEVCDRIIATRRSNGSEAADEAAGADLLSLLSQAQNEEDGSLDATELRDQVLVFLLAGHETTATSLAFALRLLACHPEARARVQEEIDALPPGEPYTAATVDRLPYLTQVLKETMRLYPAAPLMGRRAVAETEIDGHIIPAGADVLISPWVTHRHPAHWDTPDRFDPDRFTPDQETARHRYAWLPFGGGPRACIGRHFSMLESVLALAVLLREYDVEAPTAEMPVTAAVTLQAAGEARVGLRARGRGLASKSVRPYPPNE; encoded by the coding sequence ATGGCCGTCACACGCACCGTCCGCAGGACCGTACCCGGGACCACGTCCACCACCGCTCCCTTCCCAGGCCCCACCGGCCACCCCCTCCTGGGCTCGGCCCTGGACCTCCGCAGGGATCCGCTCGGCACCTTCGTCGGCGCCCAGCGAGAACACGGCGACGTGGTCCGCCTGGCAGCAGGCCCGCCCGGTCTCCGTACGGTCATGTACTGCGTCTTCTCCCCCGAGGGCGCCCAGCAGGTCCTGGCCACGCAGGCCGCGAACTTCCGCAAGGACAACGTCTTCTACGAGGAGATCCGCCAGACCGGCGGCAACGGCCTCCTGACCAGCCAGGACGACGTCTACCTCCGCCAACGGCGTCTGATCCAGCCCCTGTTCACCAAAAAGCGGGTCGACGGTTACGCCGCGACGATCATCGGCGAGGCCGAGGCGACAGCGGAACGCTGGCGGAACACGCCCGACGTGGACGTCGTACGGGAGATGGACCGGCTGGCGATGCGCGCGGTCTCCCGGGTCCTGTTCGGCGCGGATGTCGAGGCCGCGGTGGACGTCATCCACGCCAACTTCCCGGTCATCAGCGCGTACATCGCAGGGCGGGCCTACGCCCCGATCCGGCTCCCGCGCACCTGGCCCACACCGTCCAACAGGCGTGCGGAGGCGGCGACCCGGGCGGTGTACGAGGTCTGCGACCGGATCATCGCGACGCGCCGGAGCAACGGGAGCGAAGCAGCCGACGAGGCAGCCGGGGCCGACCTGCTCTCCCTCCTCTCCCAGGCACAGAACGAGGAGGACGGCAGCCTCGACGCCACCGAACTCCGCGACCAGGTCCTGGTGTTCCTGCTGGCGGGCCACGAAACGACGGCGACGTCACTGGCCTTCGCACTCCGCCTCCTGGCCTGCCACCCCGAGGCAAGGGCCCGGGTCCAGGAGGAGATCGACGCGCTGCCGCCGGGGGAGCCGTACACGGCGGCGACCGTTGACCGACTCCCGTACCTGACACAGGTCCTGAAGGAGACGATGCGCCTGTATCCGGCCGCGCCGCTGATGGGCAGGCGGGCGGTGGCAGAGACGGAGATCGACGGCCACATCATCCCGGCGGGCGCGGACGTCCTCATCTCGCCCTGGGTCACCCACCGCCACCCGGCCCACTGGGACACCCCCGACCGCTTCGACCCGGACCGCTTCACCCCCGACCAGGAGACCGCCCGCCACCGCTACGCATGGCTCCCCTTCGGCGGCGGCCCCCGCGCGTGCATCGGCCGCCACTTCTCGATGCTGGAGTCGGTCCTGGCCCTGGCGGTACTGCTCCGCGAGTACGACGTCGAGGCGCCGACCGCGGAGATGCCGGTGACGGCGGCGGTGACGTTGCAGGCGGCGGGGGAGGCCCGGGTGGGGTTGCGGGCGCGAGGGCGCGGCCTGGCGTCAAAATCGGTGCGCCCGTATCCCCCTAATGAATGA
- a CDS encoding SseB family protein — protein sequence MYGYDQNAAGAQQQYAQPQQQMPGGYGQQPPLYPEPSPPSLADAVRAFTTGSLSAEDFQQVFATSKVYCPRGDNPGFLALHNTQQPVIPMFTSLKELRRYAGKESKYFVITGAEVIDLLPTGYGFVVDMEGEHRMVFDAKAVEQMVEFAMRRMYG from the coding sequence ATGTACGGCTATGACCAGAACGCCGCCGGGGCGCAGCAGCAGTACGCCCAGCCGCAGCAGCAGATGCCGGGCGGGTACGGCCAGCAGCCGCCGCTGTACCCCGAGCCGTCCCCGCCGTCCCTGGCGGACGCGGTGCGCGCTTTCACGACGGGCTCACTGTCGGCCGAGGACTTCCAGCAGGTCTTCGCCACGTCGAAGGTGTACTGCCCGCGCGGCGACAACCCCGGGTTCCTGGCGCTGCACAACACCCAGCAGCCGGTGATCCCGATGTTCACCTCCCTGAAGGAGCTGCGCCGCTACGCCGGCAAGGAGTCCAAGTACTTCGTGATCACCGGCGCCGAGGTCATCGACCTGCTGCCCACGGGCTACGGCTTCGTCGTGGACATGGAGGGCGAGCACCGCATGGTGTTCGACGCCAAGGCGGTCGAGCAGATGGTGGAGTTCGCGATGCGCAGGATGTACGGCTGA
- a CDS encoding BRO-N domain-containing protein, which translates to MPDGTHWFPATDVLNKLGYTNPRKTLADHVPTEHRETLETVTGGHGLSVPAGREWRRDMNLVDLQGLIRLVNGCTKPSAQPFKAWASEVIATIQRDGSYSLEPATLQPTPTTVTAYAVPQQLADALVRLEERVDRQDETLRQIDTKQNVIVDMLRDLTQTLRRAGDLTRPVQAPELTPQQLLSNWKSRNLVVTEDVHKVAAHLAPALLHGGANYSVEEISVHTELSPDRVRHSLELLSEQGCVREAGRTPDDTPFYVLP; encoded by the coding sequence ATGCCGGACGGGACGCACTGGTTTCCCGCGACGGACGTACTCAACAAGCTGGGGTACACGAACCCCAGGAAGACTCTGGCGGACCATGTCCCCACAGAGCACCGAGAGACTCTCGAGACCGTAACTGGAGGGCACGGTCTCAGTGTTCCCGCAGGTCGGGAGTGGCGCCGAGACATGAATCTCGTGGACCTCCAAGGTCTGATCCGGTTGGTCAACGGCTGTACCAAACCGTCGGCACAGCCGTTCAAGGCCTGGGCCTCAGAAGTCATCGCCACCATCCAGCGCGACGGCTCCTACTCCCTCGAACCGGCCACCCTGCAACCCACCCCGACCACCGTCACCGCCTACGCGGTCCCCCAGCAACTCGCCGACGCCCTCGTCCGTCTCGAAGAGCGCGTCGACCGCCAGGACGAAACCCTGCGTCAGATCGACACCAAGCAGAACGTGATCGTCGACATGCTCAGGGACCTCACCCAGACCCTCCGCCGCGCCGGCGACCTCACCCGCCCCGTCCAGGCCCCGGAGCTGACACCCCAACAGCTCCTGTCCAACTGGAAGTCCAGGAACCTCGTCGTCACCGAGGACGTCCACAAGGTCGCCGCCCACCTGGCCCCGGCCCTGCTGCACGGCGGCGCCAACTACAGCGTGGAGGAGATCTCCGTACACACCGAGCTCTCCCCGGACCGCGTCCGCCACAGCCTGGAACTGCTGTCCGAGCAGGGATGCGTACGCGAGGCCGGCCGCACTCCGGACGACACTCCGTTCTACGTACTGCCGTAG
- the aspS gene encoding aspartate--tRNA ligase — MHRYRSHTCGELRASDVGSDVRLSGWLHNRRDLGGILFIDLRDHHGITQLVARPGTPAYEALDKVSKESTVRVDGKVVSRGAENINPELPTGEVEVEVGEVELLGAAQPLPFTINAEDGVNEERRLEYRFLDLRRERMHRNIMLRTAVISAIRHKMTALGFNEMATPILTATSPEGARDFVVPSRLNPGRFYALPQAPQQFKQLLMISGFDRYFQIAPCFRDEDARADRSPGEFYQLDVEMSFVEQEDVFQPIERLMTELFTEFGKGREVTSPFPRIPFRESMLKYGSDKPDLRAQLELVDITDVFAGSEFKAFAGQHVRALPVPDVASQTRKFFDQLGDFAVTLGAKGLAWVRVTEDGSLSGPIAKFLTEENVAELTKRLSLAPGHAVFFGAGEFDEVSKIMGAVRVEAAKRAGHFEENVFRFCWIVDFPMFEKDEETGKIDFSHNPFSMPQGGMEALETQDPLDILAWQYDIVCNGTELSSGAIRNHEPDIMLKAFGIAGYDEETVEREFAGMLRALRFGAPPHGGIAPGVDRIVMLLADEPNIRETIAFPLNGNAQDLMMGAPTELEEARLRELHISVRKPQPK, encoded by the coding sequence ATGCATCGGTACAGGTCCCACACCTGCGGCGAGCTCCGCGCCTCTGACGTCGGCAGCGACGTCCGGCTGAGCGGCTGGCTGCACAATCGGCGCGACCTGGGCGGCATCCTCTTCATCGACCTGCGCGATCACCACGGCATCACGCAGCTCGTCGCCCGCCCCGGCACGCCCGCCTACGAGGCCCTCGACAAGGTCTCCAAGGAGTCGACCGTCCGTGTCGACGGCAAGGTCGTCTCGCGCGGTGCGGAGAACATCAACCCCGAGCTGCCCACGGGCGAGGTCGAGGTCGAGGTCGGCGAGGTGGAGCTGCTCGGCGCCGCCCAGCCGCTGCCCTTCACGATCAACGCCGAGGACGGGGTCAACGAGGAGCGGCGCCTGGAGTACCGCTTCCTGGACCTGCGCCGCGAGCGCATGCACCGCAACATCATGCTGCGTACGGCCGTCATCTCGGCGATCCGGCACAAGATGACCGCGCTGGGCTTCAACGAGATGGCCACGCCGATCCTCACGGCGACCTCCCCGGAGGGTGCCCGCGACTTCGTCGTGCCGTCGCGCCTCAACCCGGGCCGGTTCTACGCGCTGCCGCAGGCCCCGCAGCAGTTCAAGCAGCTGCTGATGATCTCCGGGTTCGACCGCTACTTCCAGATCGCGCCCTGTTTCCGTGACGAGGACGCGCGTGCGGACCGTTCGCCGGGCGAGTTCTACCAGCTCGACGTCGAGATGAGCTTCGTCGAGCAGGAGGACGTCTTCCAGCCGATCGAGCGGCTGATGACCGAGCTGTTCACCGAGTTCGGCAAGGGCCGCGAGGTCACCTCGCCCTTCCCGCGCATCCCGTTCCGCGAGTCGATGCTGAAGTACGGTTCCGACAAGCCGGACCTGCGCGCCCAGCTGGAGCTGGTCGACATCACCGATGTCTTCGCGGGCTCGGAGTTCAAGGCCTTCGCCGGTCAGCACGTACGTGCTCTGCCGGTGCCGGACGTGGCGTCGCAGACCCGGAAGTTCTTCGACCAGCTGGGTGACTTCGCCGTCACGCTGGGTGCGAAGGGCCTGGCCTGGGTGCGCGTGACCGAGGACGGTTCGCTGTCCGGGCCGATCGCGAAGTTCCTCACCGAGGAGAACGTCGCAGAGCTGACCAAGCGGCTCTCGCTGGCCCCCGGTCACGCCGTGTTCTTCGGCGCGGGCGAGTTCGACGAGGTCTCGAAGATCATGGGCGCGGTGCGGGTCGAGGCCGCCAAGCGTGCCGGGCACTTCGAGGAGAACGTCTTCCGGTTCTGCTGGATCGTCGACTTCCCGATGTTCGAGAAGGACGAGGAGACGGGGAAGATCGACTTCTCGCACAACCCGTTCTCGATGCCCCAGGGCGGCATGGAGGCCCTGGAGACCCAGGACCCGCTGGACATCCTGGCCTGGCAGTACGACATCGTCTGCAACGGTACGGAGCTGTCGTCCGGCGCGATCCGCAACCACGAGCCCGACATCATGCTGAAGGCGTTCGGCATCGCGGGCTACGACGAGGAGACCGTCGAGCGCGAGTTCGCCGGTATGCTCCGCGCGCTCCGCTTCGGCGCCCCTCCGCACGGCGGGATCGCGCCCGGCGTGGACCGTATCGTCATGCTCCTCGCCGACGAGCCGAACATCCGCGAGACGATCGCCTTCCCGCTCAACGGCAACGCCCAGGACCTGATGATGGGCGCGCCGACGGAGCTGGAGGAGGCGCGGCTTCGGGAGCTGCACATTTCGGTGCGGAAGCCGCAGCCGAAGTAA